The Pedobacter mucosus genome window below encodes:
- a CDS encoding TonB-dependent receptor: MNKNNATLNQVFKEIRKQTGYNVLWSPEKMNEQTVIDVSFNDTPLSDVLKTVLITQNLDYSIKDKTIVIHQRKQLLILIKAADSTKLVTGKVTDSKGLPIPGVGVKVKNSPIAVTTNNDGDYSIRVPENTILVFSSIGFSSREIAVTTKKIINVQLIESSQTLNELVIVGYGAQKRKDLATAVSSIKGEDIQHLPVATAQSLIQGRASGVQVVQNSGAPGSGVTVRIRGTTSINAGNDPLYIVDGVPVESGTLASLSLSGSQTSALSAINADDIESMEVLKDAGALAIYGSRAANGVVLITTKHGKKGVTTLNLNYYTGWQKDNENTRVKLMDTQQAIELIQDGRANSLTDGVTSLYGFLLPAPDGTVGNTNWQNELFRTAPISSYEASVRGGENKLRFSLSGSYLDQDGIIINSDYKRGTGRLNLDYDASEKLKFGSNFFVSRYANNRVATEDGANSVLQVALKKSPSMPVYSPDGTYFLNDVSGFINPVAFANKIKYVNQVSSVIGNVYGEYTFIPNLTFRTTVGINYANVIDKYFEPSDARRNGVASGATFSSSVDGWINENTLNYSHEFGKHRLSAILGYSQQERSSYSITGRGTNYATNNIYTLNAAVLPTEASSNTSGYGLSSAFGRVGYIYNDLYYLEATARRDGSSRFGENKRYAIFPAASIAWRVSNESFWSKSGPINDFKLRASIGKTGNQTIGDYVAQGQYATGGSYGGQSGIYLSTIPNPDLTWETTLQYNAGLDIAFFNSRISLSVDAYLKKTSNLLLDVPVPNTSGFGSILQNVGATENRGLEFGLNTVNIKTDQVSWTSNFNISFNRNKVTQLYSGAANIINNIGAGLTGSLQSSSILQVGEPIGSFFGWQTSGVYRYSADNTAGVRNSSAGTNGYLFKGGDMIFANNNGNGTIDNEDRTIIGHALPKFTGGFSNSLKYKSFDFNILMTFSYGNDILNGTRYAAESATGFNGSLILLNRWRSEGDITDIPRASYSDPAGNKRFSNRWLEDGSYLRAKSVTIGYQLPNAFLAKAKVKSCRIYATGQNLFTFTKYTGYDPEASSFNSRVTEIGIDQGTYPQYRAYTLGLNVGF; the protein is encoded by the coding sequence ATGAATAAGAACAACGCCACGCTAAACCAGGTGTTTAAGGAAATCCGAAAGCAAACTGGTTATAACGTATTGTGGTCACCCGAAAAAATGAATGAACAAACTGTAATTGATGTCTCCTTTAATGATACGCCACTCAGCGATGTATTGAAAACTGTCCTCATTACCCAAAACCTTGATTATTCGATCAAAGATAAAACAATTGTTATCCATCAAAGAAAACAGCTGCTAATTTTAATTAAAGCAGCTGATAGTACAAAACTCGTTACGGGTAAGGTTACCGATTCTAAAGGCCTGCCCATTCCGGGAGTTGGCGTTAAAGTCAAAAATAGCCCTATAGCAGTAACCACTAACAATGATGGCGATTATTCTATCCGAGTACCGGAAAATACAATTCTTGTGTTTTCTTCCATCGGTTTTTCAAGTAGGGAAATAGCGGTAACCACCAAAAAAATTATTAATGTGCAGTTGATAGAATCATCACAAACATTAAATGAATTAGTAATTGTTGGTTATGGTGCACAAAAAAGAAAAGATTTAGCTACAGCAGTTTCTTCGATAAAAGGGGAAGACATCCAACATTTGCCTGTTGCAACCGCGCAATCGTTAATTCAAGGTCGTGCATCAGGGGTCCAAGTGGTTCAAAATTCTGGTGCTCCAGGAAGTGGAGTTACAGTAAGAATCCGTGGTACAACTTCAATAAATGCGGGTAATGATCCTTTGTATATTGTAGATGGCGTTCCGGTTGAGTCTGGAACGTTGGCCAGTTTATCTCTTTCGGGCAGCCAAACTTCTGCACTTTCAGCAATAAATGCTGATGATATCGAATCAATGGAAGTATTAAAAGATGCAGGTGCTTTGGCTATCTATGGTTCTCGCGCCGCAAACGGTGTGGTACTAATAACTACCAAGCACGGCAAAAAAGGAGTTACCACGCTAAATCTTAATTATTATACGGGTTGGCAGAAAGACAACGAAAACACTCGCGTTAAATTAATGGATACCCAGCAGGCAATTGAGCTGATTCAAGATGGAAGGGCAAATTCATTAACTGATGGTGTTACATCCCTCTACGGATTTTTACTTCCTGCGCCAGATGGTACCGTTGGCAATACAAATTGGCAAAATGAGCTTTTTAGAACTGCGCCAATATCAAGCTATGAGGCTTCGGTAAGAGGTGGCGAAAATAAGTTGAGATTCTCGCTGAGCGGAAGTTATTTGGATCAAGACGGAATTATCATCAATTCAGATTATAAACGAGGCACTGGCCGATTAAATCTCGATTATGATGCTTCTGAGAAGCTAAAATTTGGGTCTAATTTCTTCGTGTCGAGATACGCTAATAATAGGGTTGCAACTGAAGATGGCGCAAACTCAGTGTTGCAGGTGGCGTTAAAAAAATCACCTTCAATGCCCGTTTACAGTCCTGATGGCACCTATTTTTTAAACGATGTTTCTGGCTTTATCAATCCGGTTGCTTTTGCAAACAAGATAAAATACGTTAACCAAGTTTCTTCTGTAATTGGAAATGTGTATGGAGAGTATACGTTTATCCCGAACTTAACTTTTAGGACTACTGTCGGCATTAACTACGCAAATGTAATCGATAAATATTTTGAACCTTCGGATGCAAGAAGAAACGGCGTGGCTAGTGGTGCTACGTTTTCTTCATCGGTTGATGGCTGGATCAATGAAAATACCCTAAATTATTCCCATGAATTCGGGAAACATCGCCTTAGCGCAATTTTAGGCTACAGTCAGCAAGAAAGAAGTTCGTACTCCATTACCGGGCGGGGAACAAATTACGCAACAAATAATATCTATACATTAAATGCTGCGGTATTACCAACTGAGGCAAGTTCAAATACATCTGGTTATGGTTTGTCATCAGCTTTTGGTCGCGTGGGTTACATTTATAACGACCTTTATTACCTTGAAGCAACTGCTAGACGTGACGGTTCATCCAGATTTGGTGAAAATAAACGTTATGCTATTTTTCCTGCGGCTTCCATAGCCTGGAGAGTATCAAACGAGTCATTCTGGAGTAAATCAGGGCCAATAAACGATTTTAAATTGCGCGCAAGTATCGGTAAAACCGGAAATCAAACCATTGGAGATTATGTAGCGCAAGGCCAATATGCCACCGGAGGAAGTTATGGCGGCCAAAGTGGAATTTATTTAAGCACCATTCCTAATCCAGATCTAACTTGGGAAACTACGTTACAGTATAATGCCGGACTTGACATCGCATTTTTCAATTCGAGAATTAGTCTAAGTGTTGATGCCTATTTAAAGAAAACGTCAAATCTATTATTAGATGTTCCAGTGCCTAATACAAGTGGTTTTGGAAGTATATTACAAAACGTAGGTGCAACCGAAAATAGAGGGTTAGAGTTTGGATTGAACACGGTGAATATCAAAACTGACCAGGTAAGCTGGACCAGTAATTTCAATATTTCATTTAACAGAAATAAAGTAACCCAGTTATATAGCGGTGCAGCAAATATCATCAACAACATTGGTGCAGGTTTAACTGGCTCCTTACAATCGTCTAGTATTTTACAAGTTGGCGAACCTATTGGAAGTTTTTTTGGATGGCAAACCAGTGGCGTTTATAGATATTCAGCAGATAATACTGCCGGAGTCAGGAATTCGAGCGCAGGCACAAACGGTTATCTATTCAAAGGTGGCGATATGATATTTGCCAACAATAATGGAAATGGCACTATCGATAATGAAGATAGAACCATTATTGGACATGCGTTGCCGAAATTTACTGGCGGTTTTAGCAATAGTTTAAAGTACAAAAGTTTTGACTTTAATATCTTGATGACTTTTAGTTATGGAAACGATATTTTAAATGGTACGCGTTACGCAGCTGAATCTGCTACAGGTTTTAACGGCTCATTAATATTGTTAAATAGATGGAGAAGTGAAGGAGATATTACTGATATTCCTAGAGCAAGTTATTCAGATCCTGCAGGGAATAAACGCTTCTCTAACCGATGGTTGGAAGATGGGTCTTATTTAAGAGCAAAAAGCGTTACAATTGGCTATCAATTACCAAATGCATTTCTAGCAAAAGCAAAAGTGAAAAGCTGTAGGATTTACGCCACAGGGCAAAATCTATTTACGTTTACCAAATACACCGGCTATGATCCTGAAGCGAGTTCATTTAACTCTAGAGTAACTGAAATTGGAATTGACCAGGGTACATATCCTCAATATCGCGCGTATACCTTGGGATTGAATGTTGGATTTTAA
- a CDS encoding MFS transporter, translated as MTQQKTLVSAAIIVAALGYFVDIYDLLLFSIIRVPSLQSLGLNAKEVTDIGVFLLNTQMIGLLIGGVFWGTLGDKKGRLAVLFGSILIYSVANIANGFVHSVNAYAFWRLIAGFGLAGELGAGITLVAELMPKERRGYATTIVAAVGVSGAVAAFFIARLFDWRTSFFIGGGLGLSLLLLRIGVSESGMFGKAKEHNAARGDFFFLFKSWPRFKKYLSCIVIGVPLWYVVGILITLCPEFGKAMGVAGDINAGIAVACCYGGLVLGDIASGLLSQFLKNRVKVVYIYLFLSILSVGLYFSLHGASVTIFYTVCVFMGFSVGYWVIFMTIATEQFGTNIRATVTTTAPNFVRGAVVPLSLLLQYLKGFFNGSILYAGIAVGILSLAMAFLALGTIKDTFSKDLAYIEE; from the coding sequence ATGACACAGCAAAAAACTTTGGTAAGTGCGGCAATTATTGTTGCTGCATTAGGCTATTTCGTTGACATCTATGACCTCCTGCTTTTTAGTATTATCCGTGTTCCTAGTCTACAATCATTGGGCTTAAATGCAAAAGAAGTGACTGATATTGGTGTTTTTCTATTAAATACTCAAATGATCGGACTGCTCATCGGCGGTGTATTTTGGGGAACATTGGGAGATAAAAAAGGAAGACTAGCCGTGCTGTTCGGGTCAATATTAATTTATTCTGTAGCTAATATTGCGAATGGATTTGTTCATTCTGTTAATGCATATGCATTTTGGAGGTTGATCGCCGGATTCGGTTTGGCTGGCGAACTTGGCGCCGGAATTACGTTAGTCGCAGAATTAATGCCAAAAGAGAGGCGAGGTTATGCCACCACAATTGTTGCCGCCGTTGGGGTAAGCGGGGCAGTGGCTGCTTTTTTTATCGCTCGTTTATTCGACTGGAGAACTTCATTTTTTATTGGAGGCGGATTGGGCTTATCGCTCTTGCTGTTGAGGATCGGCGTATCAGAATCCGGCATGTTTGGTAAGGCAAAGGAGCATAATGCCGCTAGGGGAGATTTTTTTTTCCTTTTTAAAAGCTGGCCGAGATTTAAAAAATACCTCAGCTGCATTGTAATCGGTGTTCCACTTTGGTATGTGGTGGGGATCCTCATTACCCTTTGTCCCGAATTTGGGAAAGCAATGGGAGTGGCAGGAGATATTAACGCTGGCATTGCCGTTGCATGTTGTTACGGAGGCCTAGTGCTGGGAGATATTGCTAGCGGATTGCTCAGTCAGTTCCTCAAAAACAGAGTAAAAGTGGTATATATCTACCTTTTCCTTTCAATTCTTTCTGTAGGCTTATATTTTTCGTTGCACGGGGCGTCTGTCACCATCTTTTACACGGTTTGTGTATTTATGGGTTTCTCTGTCGGTTATTGGGTAATTTTTATGACTATTGCCACCGAGCAGTTCGGCACAAATATTCGAGCAACCGTTACCACAACTGCACCCAATTTTGTACGGGGAGCAGTTGTACCCTTGTCACTTCTACTGCAATACTTAAAGGGCTTTTTCAATGGTTCGATTCTTTACGCAGGCATTGCCGTTGGCATTTTAAGCTTGGCGATGGCCTTTTTAGCCTTGGGCACTATAAAAGATACTTTTTCCAAAGATCTCGCGTACATCGAAGAATAA
- a CDS encoding glycoside hydrolase family 43 protein produces MRKTYTLPLIFIFIYFYACTVKRTDSGAQNQPIVKSALINPALPGDNPDPSVIRIGNVYYATSTTNEWAPCFTIYKSTDLKTWTLINHVFPEGSKDMKAAWGENKFWASELSYDARQNKIYAYYTAHKKNVSGNAGLQCGVAWIDADKIETGKFTDNGPIIVEKDCGAIDAFELIDKGKIYTFWKNDGNGCGQETWIWMQEMNESRTKLIGEKKRLFTASQPWENKLVEGACFFKKGKYYYSLYAVGGCCDSLCNYKTGIARTKDLASGKWEKYEKNPVMVGNDNWKCPGHGTVVETPDGKLYMLYHAFNKDYNVFVGREGVIEEMVMSEDGWPLLHNSTIANRPVADMNFHDDFTKDARLSLVWQWPSKITKPGYKFDDGLKLESSDGNHKMGTFLGQYMKTTNLFIEAEITIGKPQTGICLGGAIFGSKWPGELGGIGITAAENGLVIFNNLEKTYKIIKQDPTPLSGNVKLAMKINNKVSQIEFYQSLNDSWIKIYETSFNASKYTPWGMGYRIGIVTLGKNDEYGIYKSFEVTNLEPVLSR; encoded by the coding sequence ATGAGAAAAACCTATACTTTGCCCCTTATATTCATATTCATTTATTTTTACGCTTGCACGGTTAAGCGAACTGATTCGGGTGCACAAAATCAACCAATAGTAAAAAGTGCTTTAATCAATCCAGCGTTACCGGGAGATAACCCCGACCCGTCAGTAATCCGCATCGGCAATGTATATTATGCAACATCAACCACCAACGAATGGGCACCTTGTTTTACCATATACAAATCAACCGATCTTAAAACTTGGACTCTTATCAACCATGTATTTCCAGAAGGCTCGAAAGATATGAAAGCAGCATGGGGGGAAAACAAGTTTTGGGCTTCAGAACTTTCGTATGATGCCCGTCAAAATAAAATATACGCCTACTATACCGCCCATAAAAAGAACGTTTCGGGAAATGCTGGCTTGCAATGTGGAGTTGCTTGGATTGATGCAGACAAAATTGAAACAGGCAAATTCACGGACAATGGCCCTATAATTGTCGAAAAAGATTGCGGTGCTATTGATGCTTTTGAACTGATAGATAAAGGGAAAATTTATACATTTTGGAAAAATGACGGCAATGGCTGCGGACAAGAAACTTGGATCTGGATGCAGGAAATGAATGAAAGCCGCACCAAACTAATCGGCGAGAAAAAAAGACTATTTACCGCTAGTCAGCCTTGGGAAAACAAGCTAGTAGAAGGCGCTTGCTTTTTCAAAAAAGGAAAATATTACTATAGTCTCTATGCAGTAGGTGGCTGCTGCGATTCGCTCTGCAACTATAAAACTGGAATTGCCCGAACGAAAGATTTGGCCAGTGGAAAGTGGGAAAAATACGAAAAAAATCCAGTTATGGTTGGTAATGATAACTGGAAATGTCCTGGGCACGGAACAGTGGTGGAAACTCCGGATGGCAAATTATATATGCTCTATCACGCTTTTAACAAGGACTATAACGTTTTTGTAGGACGAGAGGGTGTAATAGAAGAGATGGTAATGAGCGAAGATGGCTGGCCGCTATTACACAATTCAACTATTGCCAACAGACCAGTTGCAGATATGAATTTTCACGATGATTTTACTAAAGATGCAAGATTGAGCCTTGTGTGGCAATGGCCATCAAAAATAACAAAACCCGGTTACAAATTTGATGATGGCCTCAAACTCGAGTCATCAGACGGGAACCATAAAATGGGGACGTTTTTGGGGCAATACATGAAGACTACCAATTTGTTTATTGAAGCAGAAATCACAATCGGAAAACCACAAACCGGAATATGCCTCGGTGGAGCAATTTTTGGAAGCAAATGGCCCGGCGAATTGGGTGGTATAGGCATAACCGCAGCTGAAAATGGATTAGTGATATTTAATAATCTTGAAAAAACATACAAGATTATTAAACAAGACCCCACTCCCCTTTCTGGAAATGTAAAACTTGCAATGAAAATAAACAATAAAGTTTCGCAAATTGAATTTTATCAATCGCTCAATGACAGCTGGATCAAAATTTATGAAACCAGTTTTAACGCTTCCAAATACACGCCTTGGGGAATGGGTTATAGAATTGGAATTGTCACTCTCGGAAAAAACGACGAATACGGAATATACAAGTCATTTGAAGTGACCAATTTAGAGCCCGTATTGTCCCGTTAA
- a CDS encoding FAD-dependent oxidoreductase yields the protein MKKQFIAISIGLLFFQLQVNFCMAYAQEKKNDFTADIIVYGGNAAAITAAVQAARMKKTVIIVSPDQHLGGLSSSGLGFTDTGNKEVIGGLSREFYHRVYLHYQENTAWSFQKKEDYGNKGQGTPAIDGADRTMWIFEPHVAEKIMEDFVKENHLTLYRNEFLDRKNGVIKKDGNIVSITTLSGKKFTGKVFIDATYEGDLMAAAKVNYHVGREANATYGESWNGVQALVFQHGHHFATKIDPYKIPGNNNSGLLAGISAEVPGTNGTADQKLQAYCFRMCLSNLPVNKVTFPKPDRYNPLDYELLVRVFNSGWKELFNKYDPLPNYKTDTNNHGPFSTDFIGMNYDYPEATYERRKQIVKEHENYQKGLMYFMLTDPRIPKDQQQRLSTWGLAKDEFKDNGNWPYQIYVREARRMIGSFVLTEKEVLGKKEVPKSIGMGSYSLDSHNAQRYVTPEGYVQNEGDIGVRAPKPYGISYDAIVPKISECKNLIVPVCISSSHIAYGSVRMEPVFMILGESAATAASLAIDGKKAVQEVDYSQLKSQLLKQKQRLNLVERP from the coding sequence ATGAAGAAACAATTCATTGCAATTTCAATTGGTCTTTTATTTTTCCAACTTCAGGTTAACTTTTGTATGGCTTATGCACAAGAGAAGAAAAATGACTTTACCGCTGATATTATCGTTTATGGTGGCAACGCTGCGGCAATTACGGCAGCAGTGCAAGCTGCAAGGATGAAGAAAACGGTGATTATCGTTTCTCCAGATCAACATTTGGGTGGACTATCATCATCTGGATTAGGTTTTACCGATACGGGTAATAAAGAAGTTATTGGTGGATTATCCAGAGAATTCTACCATCGCGTTTACCTCCACTATCAAGAAAATACCGCATGGAGTTTTCAGAAAAAAGAGGACTATGGAAATAAAGGTCAAGGTACGCCCGCCATTGATGGTGCAGACAGAACGATGTGGATTTTTGAACCGCATGTGGCGGAAAAGATCATGGAAGATTTCGTTAAAGAAAATCACTTAACGTTGTATAGAAACGAATTTCTTGATAGGAAAAATGGAGTTATTAAAAAAGATGGGAATATCGTTTCCATTACCACACTAAGCGGAAAGAAATTTACAGGAAAGGTGTTTATTGATGCCACTTACGAAGGTGATCTGATGGCGGCAGCGAAAGTGAATTATCACGTTGGCCGTGAGGCAAACGCCACTTACGGTGAAAGTTGGAATGGAGTGCAAGCCCTCGTCTTTCAGCATGGCCACCATTTCGCAACTAAAATTGATCCCTACAAAATTCCGGGAAATAACAATAGTGGCCTCCTAGCAGGAATTTCGGCCGAAGTGCCAGGTACGAATGGAACTGCAGATCAAAAACTGCAAGCTTATTGTTTCAGAATGTGCTTAAGTAATCTGCCTGTAAATAAAGTAACGTTTCCTAAACCAGATCGTTACAACCCATTGGATTACGAGCTGTTAGTGCGTGTTTTTAATAGTGGATGGAAAGAACTCTTTAATAAATATGATCCCCTGCCAAATTATAAAACAGATACCAATAACCACGGTCCATTTAGCACTGATTTTATTGGAATGAATTATGATTATCCTGAAGCAACTTACGAGCGAAGAAAACAGATTGTAAAAGAACATGAAAACTACCAAAAGGGATTAATGTATTTCATGTTAACCGATCCTAGAATTCCCAAAGATCAGCAACAGAGGTTGAGTACTTGGGGACTTGCAAAAGACGAGTTTAAGGATAATGGAAACTGGCCTTACCAAATTTATGTTCGTGAAGCAAGGCGAATGATTGGCTCTTTTGTGTTGACCGAAAAAGAAGTGCTAGGTAAAAAAGAAGTGCCGAAATCTATCGGAATGGGCTCATATTCCCTTGATTCGCATAATGCTCAGCGTTATGTTACGCCCGAGGGCTATGTTCAAAACGAAGGAGATATTGGCGTGAGAGCTCCAAAACCTTATGGCATTTCTTATGATGCCATTGTGCCAAAAATTTCCGAATGTAAAAATCTGATCGTACCGGTTTGTATTTCCTCCTCTCATATCGCTTATGGCTCGGTAAGAATGGAACCAGTATTTATGATTTTGGGCGAATCGGCAGCCACTGCAGCATCATTAGCAATAGATGGAAAAAAGGCAGTTCAGGAAGTTGACTATAGCCAATTAAAATCTCAATTATTAAAACAGAAACAGCGGTTAAACTTAGTCGAAAGACCTTAA
- a CDS encoding SGNH/GDSL hydrolase family protein: protein MKLTRRKLITGSTAFLGLTLINKSTLSYANENLFANQDQTELKVINAGVGGNNTIDLLARIDKDCLSYMPKLTVLMAGTNDMNSVKYVPLAEYEKNLVSIVKQIKATGSKILIMTILPTYEPHLLTRHPASFYDPEGVQGRRKQVNDVIKNVADRHKIHCLDLGHRFEAIGKIGLDKDSLIRNEANSNITDGIHPTANGYRFIALTVYDYIMLTELPQNNIVCFGDSITKGDGTITKDSYPAFLKKLLA, encoded by the coding sequence ATGAAATTAACCAGAAGAAAATTAATTACTGGCAGCACGGCTTTTTTAGGTCTAACCCTAATTAACAAATCGACATTGTCCTACGCCAATGAAAACCTTTTTGCTAATCAAGATCAAACTGAGCTCAAAGTCATAAATGCTGGGGTTGGAGGCAACAATACCATTGATTTATTAGCTAGGATCGATAAAGATTGTCTTAGTTACATGCCAAAATTAACCGTGTTAATGGCGGGTACGAATGACATGAATAGTGTTAAATATGTTCCGTTAGCCGAATATGAAAAAAACCTGGTTTCCATTGTCAAACAGATCAAAGCAACTGGAAGCAAGATTTTAATCATGACGATTTTACCCACTTACGAACCTCACTTGTTAACTCGACATCCTGCATCATTTTATGATCCAGAAGGTGTGCAAGGTAGAAGAAAACAGGTGAACGACGTGATCAAAAACGTAGCAGATCGGCATAAAATCCATTGCTTAGACTTAGGCCACCGGTTCGAAGCCATTGGTAAAATCGGATTGGACAAAGATTCCCTAATTCGAAATGAAGCTAATTCAAATATTACCGATGGAATTCACCCAACGGCAAATGGCTATCGCTTCATCGCACTTACGGTATACGATTACATCATGTTAACAGAGCTTCCACAAAATAACATCGTTTGCTTTGGCGATAGTATTACCAAAGGCGACGGTACCATAACCAAGGATAGTTATCCCGCATTTTTAAAAAAACTTTTAGCTTAA
- a CDS encoding RagB/SusD family nutrient uptake outer membrane protein yields MKLIKNILILSYCTAIFSCSKVTDQIPDSIITPSNFYKTASDADNAINSCYDALQAASESYEVWGDGRADMLASTDRSLSSQLQVASGNVSSSNDYVGWGSLYGGINRCNSVLKNVPSITDPALAVRKDRILGEAYFLRAMFYFFLTRTYETVPLILEPYEDLNGNFFPAKSSRQVIFDQVEKDLKMAESLVPDVPFTNLVENKGKASKGAARAALADLYLWEKKYQQAADIANLVITSPANYSLVPGANYASIFSTGTRNTVESIFEVQFNYSFLEGNSNTLTELFLPIGGSITAGNLRFMPSNALMAALPANDNRTSITYKNTGPNPAPYRDANKIYVAKYQGTTVGATLYYDNNRMVYRLAEVILFRAEALNELNQTTAAIILLNQIRTRAGIGVTTAVTQADVRLAIERERFAELAFEGKRYYDLIRTGRYAAVTGFTEVNWQRWPLPALEVTKNPNLVQNPGY; encoded by the coding sequence ATGAAATTAATTAAAAATATATTGATCTTAAGCTATTGTACAGCAATTTTTAGCTGTTCTAAGGTAACCGATCAAATTCCGGATAGCATTATCACACCATCAAACTTTTACAAAACAGCATCTGATGCAGATAATGCAATAAATTCTTGTTATGATGCGTTGCAAGCGGCTTCAGAGAGCTATGAAGTTTGGGGAGATGGCAGGGCCGATATGTTGGCTAGTACAGATCGCTCATTAAGTTCACAGTTACAAGTAGCAAGCGGAAATGTTTCTTCATCAAATGATTATGTAGGTTGGGGAAGTTTGTACGGCGGCATAAACCGCTGTAACAGTGTGTTGAAAAACGTTCCATCGATTACCGATCCAGCATTGGCTGTTCGCAAGGATCGGATTTTAGGTGAAGCCTACTTTTTAAGGGCAATGTTCTACTTCTTCTTAACACGTACCTACGAAACTGTTCCATTAATTTTAGAACCGTATGAAGATTTAAATGGAAATTTCTTTCCCGCTAAAAGTAGCAGACAAGTGATTTTCGATCAGGTAGAAAAGGATTTAAAAATGGCAGAAAGTCTAGTTCCTGATGTGCCATTTACCAATTTGGTTGAAAATAAGGGGAAAGCCTCTAAAGGTGCAGCTAGAGCAGCATTGGCTGATCTTTATTTGTGGGAGAAAAAATATCAACAAGCTGCAGATATTGCTAATTTGGTGATTACCAGTCCGGCGAACTATAGCTTGGTGCCTGGCGCCAATTACGCTTCAATTTTTTCTACGGGAACCAGAAATACCGTCGAATCTATTTTTGAAGTACAGTTCAATTATTCGTTTTTAGAGGGGAACAGCAATACATTAACTGAGCTTTTTTTACCAATAGGTGGATCAATTACAGCGGGAAATCTTCGTTTTATGCCTTCGAATGCATTAATGGCGGCGCTTCCAGCGAATGACAATCGCACCTCTATTACGTATAAAAACACGGGGCCTAACCCCGCGCCATATCGCGATGCGAATAAAATCTATGTGGCTAAATATCAGGGAACGACGGTTGGTGCAACACTTTATTATGACAATAATCGCATGGTATATCGCTTAGCCGAAGTAATTTTATTTAGGGCAGAGGCGCTGAATGAGTTGAACCAGACTACCGCAGCTATTATCTTGCTTAACCAAATTAGAACCAGAGCAGGCATAGGCGTAACCACTGCGGTAACACAGGCAGATGTTCGCTTAGCCATTGAAAGAGAACGTTTTGCGGAACTTGCTTTTGAGGGAAAACGCTACTATGACCTGATTAGAACCGGCCGTTATGCTGCCGTTACTGGGTTTACGGAAGTAAACTGGCAGCGGTGGCCATTACCGGCGTTAGAAGTAACCAAAAATCCTAACCTAGTTCAAAATCCTGGCTATTAA